CTGAACGTGAGGTAAAGCAGGAACAATAGACTGTACATCCAGGTGGCGAATGCTACCGCCCTTACAAATTTCAGCCGCATCAAATTCATACGGTTAACCAACTCTTTTTGATAAGCATTTTCTCATCCAACCTTTAATTCGGGCAACGATTCCAATCTTCATTATCTGCCCTATCACAGTCGGTTTTCTCGAAGATGCCTGTTCTTTCTGTCACAGCTATGGTTCTTGCCCGCCGGCCCATGGGTTTACACACCTTTCCTTTTCTTCTTCAGTGCAACGAATGCACCAAGTATAATGACTGCCAGAAGTGCGAAGACCCCAAGGATGATGACCATATTGTTATTATCAGGGGATGTTGCGCTGTCGGAATTCTGAGCAATGGGCGAGATGTTCTGAACCGAGGACCGAGTCCCCACACCACCTGAATTGTGGGCAGCCACAGCAAAGGAATAGCTTTCTCCATTGGTCAAACCGGAGATGGTGGTCGAAGTGGAAGAAATATGACCCACATCAACGCCATTTTGGTAGATTATGTAGTAATCAATGTCCGAACTGCCCGATGGGGCCGTCCATGACAGTGTGACCGTTCCATTTCCGGCCGTAGTGCTCAGACCGATGGGGATTCCCGGTGCCGCGGCGATGGAATTGGGTGTTGCCGCAATCGCCGATGTCTGCTCACCTATTCCAGCCGAATTGTGTGCAGCTACCGTGAAGTTATATGATCGTCCATTCGTAAGACTGGTGATAATGGCCGAGGTCGCCGTTGGATGGGATATATCGATCCCGTCCTGATAGACGATGTAGAAATCGATCGTCGCTCCCCCATTGTTGCTTGGAGCGATCCAGTTCAATATTATCTGAGCCATTCCTGATGTCACATCAAGGCTTGTCGGCACTCCTGGGACCGTGGTTAGGGGATTCGGAGTTGCTGAGACGCCCGGGGTCTGCATTCCTGTTCCGATGGAATTGTGCGCAGCGACATTGAAATCATAGGGTTGTCCATTGGTCAGTCCGTTGATCGTAACGGCAGTGGTCGATGTGTGTTGCACATCGACCCCGTTCTGATAAACGATGAAATAATCTATGGCCGTTCCTCCATTGTCATCCTGCGATGTCCAAGTAAGTGACACCTGACCGTTGCCTGGGGAAACGATCAGACCGGTTGGAACGCCTGGGACCGATGTAGAGGAGGGTGCGGTGGTGACCGTCGCTGACTGCGCCCCCATGCCAGCCGAGTTATGCCCCGCTACAGTGAAACTGTATGAATGGCCACCGGTCAATCCGGTGATGGTCGCCGAGGTAGTGATGAAATAATCCGATCTGGCAACACCGTCGACATAGACCAGATAATAATCTATCGCCGCTCCCCCATCTGAGGATGGAGCTAACCAGTTGATGGTTACCATATCGTTTCCCGGCATTGCCGTCAAGCCGCTCGGTGCTCCCGGGACGGCGGGTAGTGGACTCGGAATTGCTGACACTGCGGGACATTGCGGTCCGCCATTGGCCGAATTGTGCGCGGATATAGTGAAGCCATAGGTCTGTCCATTGGTCAATCCGGTGATCGTAGCAGATGTCGAAGCGACGTGTAACACATCTGTCCCGTTCTGATAAACAACGTAGTAGTCGACATTTGCCCCTCCATTTGATGAGGGTGCAGACCAGCCGAGGATGACCTGGCCATTGCCAGGTATGGCATGGAGATCCTGCGGCGCGGCCGGGGGCCCGATCGGGGTGGCGGCGCTCTCCGAACACCTTGAACCTTCTCCCGCAGAGTTCACTGCACTGACCTGATAATAATATGTCTGGCCATTGGTCAGGCCGGGATCGGTGAATGTCAGTACGGTACCGCTGCTGGTATTTCCTATGTAGGACTCAGCGCCAGACGATGTACCGCGAAAGATCCGATAATCGGTGATCGGGGCACCGCCGTTTGAATATGGTGCGTTCCAGACCAAAGTGGTCGCTACGTCCTGGGCGGTCACTGTCAGGCCTTGGGGCGGGGAGGATGGACGCAGGACATTGATTGTATGGGAAGCAGAAACATTGTAAATGCCTCCGTAGACATCGGTGCCCGACGCGTAGGCGATGTTGGTGATGTTCTCGTATGAAGGGATGGCGCCCGGATAGGACCATTGTGACGCTCCCCCAGGCGTTACATCTCCTAAGTTCCACGCCTTGTTTAGAATGGGATCGATGACCATCGCGTTCAGTAATGTGGTCCTGCCATCGTTCCGTACCAGGAACGACCATGTTATGTCATCTCCATTCAATGCCTGCGACGGACCGCTGATTTCGAGATGCAGACCGATGCATGAGGTCAGAGGAAGACGGTCCGCCGCACCAGTGCCGCCGTCGATCAGATACTGGTTATCGACAATGCCATCCTTGTTGGCGTCGGGTGCGATCCAATCGCTCCAGAAGTTACCGAATGAAGAGGAGTTCCAAAGACCTGCCCCATCCGTATAGGCCTGGATATGCGAACGGTTATACACGGACAGCGCTCCATTGTTGTTGAGCAACTCGTTACCATAAATGCCATTGTTGCTCGAGGAATATTGGGAGATGCCATATTGGGAGTTGCTGTTGACGATATTGTATGCTATGCTGTTGTTGGTCGCGGAGGACATCGAGATACCGGTGTAGCTGTTGTCCTCACAGATGTTGCGAATGACGGTGTTATAGCTGCTCGTGTCGAACAGGCGGATCCCATGCTGGGCATTTCCAGAGAGGGTGTTGTTCGATATGACATTGTGGTCGCTTGATTGGATCTGAAGACCGCAGCCGCCGCTGCCGCTAGACGTGTTATTCGATATCACATTGTTGTTCGAATTGGACAGCCAGTTGCTACAGTGCAGAGAGCCGGTGCAGGAGTTGTTCTGAATGATGTTATTGTTCGAGTCCTGCAGGAACATTGCGTGACGGCCCGTGGCGGTGCATACGTTGAATTCTATGACATTGCCGTTTGAGATGACCGTATGTATGCCATAGTCTGCATTCCCATTGCAAATGTTCCTCGATACAATGACATGGCTTGAGGCGATCAGTTCTATGCCAGCACTGTTACCGTGCAAGCGACACTCACTGATGACCAGATACTTGGTGGTGTTGCCGATGTAAATGCATGTTCCGCCGCTTCCAGTAATGTCATATCCCTTTATGACGTAAGGATCGTTAAGGGTCCCGTTCCCAGTGCAGCCGCCTGATAATCTCAGTTCTGCTAGGTCGGAGTTGCTGTTAATGTGGATGGGCGAATGTGACGTGTACGTCGGTCCACTGGCCTGCACTGAGCCGATCGCCCCGGATGAAGCGAAGATCGAAACGATCAATGATATCGTCATCAGCACCAGGAGTGCTCTGCCTTTCACCTCATCCATGTCTCTTCCCCCTTCTGTCATCGATATGCCTCCTACCACAATTGAAGGGATGTCTCCAGGTTTATTCTATCTTGTTTTACTTTCCTCCTTACTACAAAGACAGTAACGGTCGCCATTATAATTGACATACTTCTATTAAAAAAATGATCACCCTGACGTTCACTGTCCTTCAACCAAGTAAATTTTGATCGAGCTAGGAAATAAGGCTCGCATCAGGCTGTTGAGAAAAGGCATAGGCGGCCAATGACCTTACTATGTCTTGGATCTCCCACAATAGATTGAAGATCCCAGTGTATTCACTCCGGTCTCGTCCATGGAGAGATGGACGATTCCGACCGGGAACATCGACCAACGGTATCCGTCGGAGATGTCGCTGCAGACGTTCGGTCGACTACGTCAAAGATCGATCACCAACGAGTCGCCGGGTACTTTCGGGAAATGCGTCTCGTAATTGTAGTTATATTTTAGGTCGGAATCGTCCCAGACGGACACGCTCGGCTTTTGGTAGTTGAAGCACAGCTCAGCTTTTTCATAACTGTCATTGCCAAATTCACGGGTCCCGTATTTGAGGATCCGGGCAATTGCCTCCT
The Methanomassiliicoccales archaeon DNA segment above includes these coding regions:
- a CDS encoding fibronectin type III domain-containing protein; this encodes MDEVKGRALLVLMTISLIVSIFASSGAIGSVQASGPTYTSHSPIHINSNSDLAELRLSGGCTGNGTLNDPYVIKGYDITGSGGTCIYIGNTTKYLVISECRLHGNSAGIELIASSHVIVSRNICNGNADYGIHTVISNGNVIEFNVCTATGRHAMFLQDSNNNIIQNNSCTGSLHCSNWLSNSNNNVISNNTSSGSGGCGLQIQSSDHNVISNNTLSGNAQHGIRLFDTSSYNTVIRNICEDNSYTGISMSSATNNSIAYNIVNSNSQYGISQYSSSNNGIYGNELLNNNGALSVYNRSHIQAYTDGAGLWNSSSFGNFWSDWIAPDANKDGIVDNQYLIDGGTGAADRLPLTSCIGLHLEISGPSQALNGDDITWSFLVRNDGRTTLLNAMVIDPILNKAWNLGDVTPGGASQWSYPGAIPSYENITNIAYASGTDVYGGIYNVSASHTINVLRPSSPPQGLTVTAQDVATTLVWNAPYSNGGAPITDYRIFRGTSSGAESYIGNTSSGTVLTFTDPGLTNGQTYYYQVSAVNSAGEGSRCSESAATPIGPPAAPQDLHAIPGNGQVILGWSAPSSNGGANVDYYVVYQNGTDVLHVASTSATITGLTNGQTYGFTISAHNSANGGPQCPAVSAIPSPLPAVPGAPSGLTAMPGNDMVTINWLAPSSDGGAAIDYYLVYVDGVARSDYFITTSATITGLTGGHSYSFTVAGHNSAGMGAQSATVTTAPSSTSVPGVPTGLIVSPGNGQVSLTWTSQDDNGGTAIDYFIVYQNGVDVQHTSTTAVTINGLTNGQPYDFNVAAHNSIGTGMQTPGVSATPNPLTTVPGVPTSLDVTSGMAQIILNWIAPSNNGGATIDFYIVYQDGIDISHPTATSAIITSLTNGRSYNFTVAAHNSAGIGEQTSAIAATPNSIAAAPGIPIGLSTTAGNGTVTLSWTAPSGSSDIDYYIIYQNGVDVGHISSTSTTISGLTNGESYSFAVAAHNSGGVGTRSSVQNISPIAQNSDSATSPDNNNMVIILGVFALLAVIILGAFVALKKKRKGV